One genomic region from Bactrocera tryoni isolate S06 chromosome 3, CSIRO_BtryS06_freeze2, whole genome shotgun sequence encodes:
- the LOC120770639 gene encoding uncharacterized protein LOC120770639 has product MTLETAEKRALSRSRGSNPSPNNAQRAGANGSSATRCRNQRRRLAKATLSEGRSEVRPAPQEAPSRTEKRKSGQITPQEFKRIQEDKPQEASEKRSNSKQQPTRTASRKYSETVRSIRMAVLPRNYPAESLGSEQQTALQDCLVNALFVDDDYTGAFNGIFFKGGMLLVDCQYEKSATWLTKNTPKLEGWKGPALCVKRCDDIPQLHSMVVFFPRSADKHYDFALGLVKNQNEV; this is encoded by the coding sequence ATGACACTGGAAACAGCTGAAAAGCGGGCTCTGAGTAGGAGCAGGGGGAGCAACCCCTCTCCTAATAATGCACAACGTGCAGGTGCCAACGGTTCGTCTGCAACAAGATGCAGAAATCAGAGGCGGCGCCTAGCCAAAGCAACCTTGTCGGAGGGACGGAGCGAAGTTAGGCCAGCACCCCAAGAGGCACCCAGTCGAACCGAGAAGAGGAAAAGCGGCCAAATAACTCCTCAGGAGTTCAAAAGAATCCAAGAGGATAAACCACAGGAAGCCAGTGAAAAACGTTCTAACTCCAAACAGCAGCCGACGAGAACCGCAAGCCGAAAATACTCGGAGACCGTGAGGAGCATCCGGATGGCAGTGTTGCCCCGCAACTACCCGGCGGAATCCCTAGGGTCCGAACAGCAGACGGCTCTCCAGGACTGCCTAGTGAACGCTTTGTTCGTGGACGATGACTACACCGGCGCCTTTAACGGCATCTTCTTTAAGGGTGGTATGCTACTGGTCGACTGTCAATATGAGAAGTCGGCCACCTGGCTAACGAAAAACACGCCAAAGCTAGAGGGTTGGAAGGGTCCGGCCCTGTGTGTTAAGAGATGCGATGATATACCACAACTGCACAGTATGGTGGTATTTTTCCCTAGAAGTGCGGACAAGCACTACGACTTCGCGCTTGGTTTAGTGAAAAACCAAAACGAGGTCTAA